The Theileria annulata chromosome 2, complete sequence, *** SEQUENCING IN PROGRESS *** genomic sequence ATCCACCAAAACCATTATTTTTTGCCTGAGGTCCATGCCATACGTATTTAGTTTTAGGAGACCAGTTTGGATAGAATTTTTGGAGTAGTGCAATTATTACTGGTGGAAATATGGTAGCTATCAGAAGTATCATCTCAATCTTATCAACTAGGTAAAATGGTACAATCATACCTGGTGCAATTCCAGGATATATAGCATAGACAAGTCCCATACCAACAAGGACAATCAGTAACGGTGAAACCATAGATGGTTTGGCACTAGTATCGGAGAATCCTTCAGCAAATATATGACCATAATCAACAATAATAGTGGCAGGAGcattatttatagtattagCAGTAGCAGCCTCAAGCTGATTTTTGAGTGTAATAGAGTATCGGATATTAGTTTTAGTATGAGTgacataataataatttttggaACCAGGAGGAGCAGCCTCAGCAGTTTTCTTAATTCCATCAGCAATATCCTTGGTAATAGCAGTCATACCCTGAGTCTCCTCAGCCTCAGTAATTTTAACAGCAAATGAAATTTCCTTCTCAGACCCATATTTGATAGTAAGATGATTAGGAGCAGGATCCACCCTAACAGTAGCCTTAGTAGTACCCTTAAGAGCATCAGCACCAAGATCATCAGCAGTAATCTCAATTTCAATACACTTATCCTCAGCAGTAGCAGGAGCAATTGTAATAGTAAGAGTATTCTTAGCAGTATCCACTGTAACTTTACAATTAAGAGGACTAGCGAGATGAGCAAGAGCATTAAGAACAGCCTCAGGAGCAGTAGttttaacattaatatCAATTGTGAGAGTAGCTTTACCATCCTTAGGAGGAGTAATAGTGGCCTTACTATCAGTAAGAGTAGTAGTCTTAGGAGCATAAGTACAGTTACCGTCTTTAACGGTACCggttttaatattaaccTTACCCCCAGTAATAGTAATAGTCTCCTCATTAGTATCAGTAGTAGGAATACCAGTTACGATGATTTTAGTGATATCgttagtagtagtataaGTAATTTTACCATCAAAAGAAGCATCTGGGCACAATCCATAAGCTATAGTCCACACTATAGCTGCCACAAATGATATTATGATAGCTACAAAAATGTCAATGTAGACAATTATGAAGTCACTATCGTATTTCCTTCGATTACCAAATATCAGAGTAGTAATGTAGTGTATGAATGAGGTTAGTGCTGGAAAACAGTTTTCACCGGCAATATAGATgggtatataattataatcaGCAGCAAAAACAAATACGTTATTGATTCCAAATACAAATCCAGATGCTGCAATAACAAAGTAAAATGTAGTTAGATGACCTTGGTCATCACCCATCACATAAACAACTAGTAATAGTACATAGGTGAGAAAATTTAACCATTGAGCAACAACGGAGGGAACTATGATGGCATAGAACTTGAGTTCCTTGGATTTGAGTGAGTTGTCGCCATAGCTGGTGTCGAATTTGATGATTAGTTTAACAGCTAGTTCGATTGAGTCAGCAATGATGAAACCTGGTAGACACCAGAGTTCCAGTGAACTTGCCATTCTTCTAACAAATACACTGAATAGATTCTCTGGTAActtaaatctaataagtGCATATGGAGCAGAACTATATGAGAGTCTAATATTGAGCATCATAGCAAGTCCGGCAAGTATATATGCTGACATGAGTAATGAACAGTTACCCCTATCATCTTCAGCAGGCATACAGCCAATAGGACAATAGGACGGGTGTTCTTGTTTAGTTTCAGCACCACCAGGAGCAGACATTGTTTAGATGTTGTTAGTAACTCCTTAATTGATAACTAAGTATCCTATCTGTGACCTATATTACTTGCTAATACTCTTGGAGTTAGCTACtactatattacagaaatattacttaaaatcacagtatccatcagaacaaacattaaacaTTAGCTAGAAAGGAATAAGATGGGAATACCTAACTACCTATATAACAAGAAATGCCATATCCAAGCATGAACAGAAACGTGAGTACCTTTGCTTCCGTCTGATGGTAGGTCTGAGTCTTTGCATTCTTCTGCTGCTGCTGCTGTGTGGTCGTTCGAGTTTCCTTGGTGGTCTTTATAGTAGGTCCAGCCACCGAAACCATTATTAGTTCTGTTAAGTCCATGGTATACGTATTTGGTTGATGGAGACAAGTCTTTCCAGATACTAAAGATGGAAGGAATAACAGTTATATTGAACTTGTCAGTAGATATGGAATCATGGTACTTATTATTGAAAGCATTCCATGCCTCTTCAACTTGTGTATATTGAGTATCCCCCTGACCAGGACCATATTTACCTGCTTGTTTTTGAGCCACAACAGCGTTATATTTCTGTTTCACACCGCTACCATCAAAATTGCTGTATTTATCCTTGATAGCCTTGGCCAGATCAGTTAGATCAGGATCATCATTTTCAGCAGTACCAAGTTGATGTAGAGCCTCCCTAAGAGTCTTAGGTTTACCAGGATCACCAGGCTGATCTTTATCTCCGACCGCATCCTTAAGATCTTTAGCTTCCTTTTTAGGAGAATCAGTATCACCACCACTAGCATTAATGTATAGGTCATTGGCTGCACTATATAGTTTACCGGCCAGGTCCCGGAGTCCTTCGTCTTGTTTTGAACCAGCTTTTTACGTACATGTATCAAGAGTCATTTATTGCTATAcatagaataaaattattttataaaattaactaattcCAGTCTCAATATTTCTGgtaatattagtagtaaCGGTTTCATTAGTTGGTTCTGGATCCctaaaaacaaataaacaACAATATATACCTTTGTTTGAGATTAGCGTAGCCTGCAAATAACTTTGGGTTGTCAATATTAAGGTGAAATCTCCTGGCGGCTTCAACAATTCCAAGTcttttaattgttttaagACCACGCATTGAAATCCTAAGCCTTATGAAGTACTTTCTTAAAGGATGCCAGATCTTTTTCCAATGCAAATTTAACTTCTGGGTCTTACGAGTTTTTACTCCTGAATGGCTTATCTGCATCGCCTTTGTGTTGTCCATCTTCCCCAATAACATACATCTATAGatggaattaaaatacatttatttaaaagtaagtatataaatggTATAATACCTCCGATATGGAAGAACGATGGGTTTAGCAGGTAATTTAGTGCGTTTATTAAGTCTCGGAACTCCACCTCCTCTACCAACTATTCTGTGATGCCTGACTTGGCTAGATTTAGGTTTCGTATGGAATTTTTTACCCTGAAGTATTTTTAAAGAGTTTTACAATTAATGTGtggaatataataattggtTAAAAGAGTATATGAATAAAAGAATAGAATCCAAACATACAAACATAGCTTCTTTATGTCTTTTTtcagaatataaaataaattcgTGTATATTTCCGACtacaaataaaaaattagagATTCCAAgtgaaaatataataagCTATTTCTGTAgaatagtaaaaaataaaactaataCCATTTTGATACAAATTGACATTATTTGGGAATTTGAAGGAAGAAATGCGATATATTTGGAAGAGAACGATAAAATGTGAGATGAGACATTTTGAAGTTAAAAACATCACATGAAAGATTCATCATAAAAACTACGGGGAAATCagttaaataatacaaatagatataaaaatagttaatGTGTACAATAATGTTGAAtttttacataatatataaaataaaacgGTTGGGATTGGGTAATGGAAGGACAGGATTgaaaattgaataaataactaaattaagGAGTAAAATTCTCagtttatataaatactaaattacaaataagtgttatatataataaaaaaatgtgtaaaaaatatcCTAATTATGGTATCACAACctataaattttcattaaaattaaaaccattttaaactaaatgataataaaccTTAAAGCAAAGTGTGTAAAATGAaggaatttaataaaaaattaaaggaaTTTTAAAGGATGTAGTGGTATTGGTTATTGGTTGTTTCCCGTATGTATGAGGCTATTGTTGGGATTGTTCACAATGCCAAATTAAACCTTAAATAAGATTCTGTTACTCTAGCTTCTGACAATTTTggtttatttaaataagCTGTTTTTTTGGTTTTTACTAGTTTTCTCATAAActttttttcaatttatatcaaataatataaccATGACTCAATCAAAAAAAGTTATACCTTAGTCTATTTACTATTCATTACAACAGATTTTAGtttatatagtaattatgattagattataattactaaattttttttagtttGCATTCCCTAAAAATTCACACTTGAAGCTTTCCGAGTTGAACACAAAGAATTTATTGCTTCTCTTGCTCGTTACCGACGCTTGTCTTGTCTTGGCTGGGTTTGTCGGTTTTACTGTGATAACTCGCGTTTTCGGCTCGTTCTCATTTAGCGCTTTCAAATCGGTGGTCTTTGATGTGAACGTCCTGCTCGGAAAAAAGTGCCCCTTCACCGGACTAAGGACCATGCCTAACGTTTCTCTACCCTCTGTATATGCCGTTCTTGTTTTCTACGCACTTCTTGTTCCTTTCGGACTTTTCTTCAACttgtatttttttatctatcatttatatacacTAGTTTCTCAACTTTCACATTTttgtgttaataatttttcagCTTACTTGTCAAGCATGCCTTAAGGAATAAGGAaaaaaaacaataatttattatatcttttacatattaattatagtagTAGATTAAACTTTAGCTTTTCTGCGTTCGCCACGATTAAGGGCGTGGAAGCCATTTTTAATGGGATTGACCGATCTGTTGGCTCCACAGGCTTCACAGTGCTGCGTGAATAACCTTGCTCTACAATCTCTTTCCATAGTAGTATTAGGGCTTTTACACATTGAGCATGTTACATACTCAgctataaaattattaaactatAGGTATGGGTATGGTATGGGTATTAGAGGAATATCTATAAAAATAGGTACTGATATATTTCCTTAAAAGACTTTCGATATTTTTCGGACCATACTTTCCTTTTAGTACTAATTGTCCATCACCTGCAATTGACCCTTCAGTTCCTAGTTCAGCCAATACGAATTGATGAACATGATCCATACTTCTTCCCATTCTAAATTCAATgaaatagaattaaatttaaagtaATCTAAGTGGGTACATTGAGCAGATGTCACGGAAATTGATCCATGCAACCTTCTTTGAGCCGACTCTAACAACTTGAGGCGGCTTTATGGTATATCTCTTGCTTCCACTCAAGTCAGGGTTATTGGCGTTAATCATTGATTGTATTCTCGCCAGTAACTATGGAATCCATTAGtggaaattttaaatatatattttaattaaataccTCTTCATAGGGGTAAACGTGTCCTTTAACAAAAACCTGTCCGGTTCCATCGATTATCTCAGCTTTAGGAGATTctgaaaatttatgaaaGGTTATATCAACTAATTTATTGCTGGTAGGTGATAAAACATACCTGCATCAACTGTtctttttttctttttttcaCCGAAATTAAACTTTGGAGGAGAATCTTTTGAAtctaacaaattattaaaatt encodes the following:
- a CDS encoding Tpr-related protein family member, putative (membrane protein, putative;~chr2.cand.380 - transmembrane domains;~10 probable transmembrane helices predicted for TA14540 by TMHMM2.0 at aa 32-54, 123-145, 155-177, 184-206, 221-243, 521-543, 553-575, 630-652, 672-694 and 701-723), which gives rise to MSAPGGAETKQEHPSYCPIGCMPAEDDRGNCSLLMSAYILAGLAMMLNIRLSYSSAPYALIRFKLPENLFSVFVRRMASSLELWCLPGFIIADSIELAVKLIIKFDTSYGDNSLKSKELKFYAIIVPSVVAQWLNFLTYVLLLVVYVMGDDQGHLTTFYFVIAASGFVFGINNVFVFAADYNYIPIYIAGENCFPALTSFIHYITTLIFGNRRKYDSDFIIVYIDIFVAIIISFVAAIVWTIAYGLCPDASFDGKITYTTTNDITKIIVTGIPTTDTNEETITITGGKVNIKTGTVKDGNCTYAPKTTTLTDSKATITPPKDGKATLTIDINVKTTAPEAVLNALAHLASPLNCKVTVDTAKNTLTITIAPATAEDKCIEIEITADDLGADALKGTTKATVRVDPAPNHLTIKYGSEKEISFAVKITEAEETQGMTAITKDIADGIKKTAEAAPPGSKNYYYVTHTKTNIRYSITLKNQLEAATANTINNAPATIIVDYGHIFAEGFSDTSAKPSMVSPLLIVLVGMGLVYAIYPGIAPGMIVPFYLVDKIEMILLIATIFPPVIIALLQKFYPNWSPKTKYVWHGPQAKNNGFGGWTQYPDKKESTHEFYIGEDECEDSGQHFDVHAYLWHLFDLLIVTMIILAYLFIYSLHYTDSNISRSIVNQPKMSTALTIIFYMCHEISLAVGFPGMVANAAEYTVIAQMVGAFLMVFLALYSEGYIIEYKSHDPAHWPTTGMTPWNAFCY
- a CDS encoding 50s ribosomal subunit protein L28, putative (chr2.cand.379 - signal peptide, apicoplast target sequence, PF00830 Ribosomal L28 family), producing MFLTSKCLISHFIVLFQIYRISSFKFPNNVNLYQNGIIGNIHEFILYSEKRHKEAMFGKKFHTKPKSSQVRHHRIVGRGGGVPRLNKRTKLPAKPIVLPYRRCMLLGKMDNTKAMQISHSGVKTRKTQKLNLHWKKIWHPLRKYFIRLRISMRGLKTIKRLGIVEAARRFHLNIDNPKDPEPTNETVTTNITRNIETGITGSKQDEGLRDLAGKLYSAANDLYINASGGDTDSPKKEAKDLKDAVGDKDQPGDPGKPKTLREALHQLGTAENDDPDLTDLAKAIKDKYSNFDGSGVKQKYNAVVAQKQAGKYGPGQGDTQYTQVEEAWNAFNNKYHDSISTDKFNITVIPSIFSIWKDLSPSTKYVYHGLNRTNNGFGGWTYYKDHQGNSNDHTAAAAEECKDSDLPSDGSKGTHVSVHAWIWHFLLYR
- a CDS encoding eukaryotic translation initiation factor 2, beta, putative (chr2.cand.378 - PF01873 Domain found in IF2B/IF5) produces the protein MGKLSDVTSENSAKGSPEEEVADKLSSMDLKPESQDPKPLDSKDSPPKFNFGEKKKKRTVDAESPKAEIIDGTGQVFVKGHVYPYEELLARIQSMINANNPDLSGSKRYTIKPPQVVRVGSKKVAWINFRDICSIMGRSMDHVHQFVLAELGTEGSIAGDGQLVLKGKYGPKNIESLLRKYITEYVTCSMCKSPNTTMERDCRARLFTQHCEACGANRSVNPIKNGFHALNRGERRKAKV